In one Macaca fascicularis isolate 582-1 chromosome 6, T2T-MFA8v1.1 genomic region, the following are encoded:
- the LOC102117875 gene encoding LOW QUALITY PROTEIN: elongation factor 2-like (The sequence of the model RefSeq protein was modified relative to this genomic sequence to represent the inferred CDS: deleted 1 base in 1 codon; substituted 1 base at 1 genomic stop codon) — protein sequence MVNFMVEQIHAIMDKKANIRNMSVIAHVDHGKSTLTDSLVCKAGIIASARAGETRFTDTRKDEQERCITIKSTAISLFYELWENDLNFIKQSKDGAGFLINLINSPGHVDFSSEVTAALRVTDGALVVVDCVSGVCVQTETVLRQAIAERIKPVLMMNKVDRALLELQLEPEELYQTFQRIVENVNVIISTYSEGESGSMGNIMIDPVLGTVGFGSGLHGWAFTLKQFAEMYVAKFAAKGEGQLGPAEWAKKVEGMMKKLWGDRYFDPANGKFSKSATSPDGKKLPRTFCQLILDPIFKVFDAIMSFKKEXTAKLIEKLDIKLDSEDKDKEGKPLLKAVMRRWLPAGDALLQMITIHLPSPVTAQKCHCELLYEGPPDDEAAMGIKSCDPKGPLMMYISRMVLTSDKGGRFYAFGRVFSGLVSTGLKVRIMKTFRKVYTPRKKEDLYLKSIQRTIFMMGRYVEPIEDVPCGNIVGLVGVDQFLVKMGTITTFEHAHNMRVMKFSVSPVVRVAVEAKNPADLPKLVEGLKRLAKSDPMVQCIIEESGEHIIAGAGELHLEICLKDLEEDHACIPIKKSDPVVSYRETVSEESNVLCLSKSPNKHNRLYMKARPFPDGLAEDID from the exons ATGGTGAACTTCATGGTAGAACAGATCCACGCCATCATGGACAAGAAGGCCAATATCCGCAACATGTCTGTCATCGCCCACGTGGACCACGGCAAGTCCACACTGACAGACTCCCTGGTGTGCAAGGCGGGCATCATCGCCTCGGCCCGGGCCGGGGAGACACGCTTCACTGACACCCGGAAGGATGAGCAGGAGCGTTGCATCACCATCAAGTCAACTGCCATCTCTCTCTTCTACGAGCTctgggagaatgacttgaacttCATCAAGCAGAGCAAGGACGGCGCCGGCTTCCTCATTAACCTCATCAACTCCCCTGGGCACGTCGACTTCTCCTCGGAGGTGACGGCTGCCCTCCGAGTCACTGATGGTGCATTGGTTGTGGTGGACTGCGTGTCAGGCGTGTGTGTGCAGACGGAGACAGTGCTGCGGCAGGCCATTGCGGAGCGCATCAAGCCTGTGCTGATGATGAACAAGGTGGACCGTGCCCTGCTGGAGCTGCAGCTGGAGCCCGAGGAGCTCTACCAGACCTTCCAGCGCATTGTGGAGAACGTGAACGTCATCATCTCCACCTACAGCGAGGGTGAGAGCGGCTCCATGGGCAACATCATGATCGATCCTGTCCTCGGTACCGTGGGCTTCGGGTCTGGCCTCCATGGGTGGGCCTTCACCCTGAAGCAGTTTGCGGAGATGTACGTGGCCAAGTTTGCTGCCAAAGGGGAGGGCCAGTTGGGGCCTGCCGAGTGGGCCAAGAAAGTGGAGGGCATGATGAAGAAGCTGTGGGGTGACAGGTACTTCGACCCAGCCAATGGCAAGTTCAGCAAGTCAGCCACCAGCCCGGATGGGAAGAAGCTGCCACGCACCTTCTGCCAGTTGATCTTGGACCCCATCTTCAAGGTGTTTGATGCCATCATGAGTTTCAAGAAAGAGTAGACAGCAAAACTGATAGAGAAACTGGACATCAAACTGGACAGTGAGGACAAGGACAAAGAAGGCAAACCCCTGCTGAAGGCTGTGATGCGCCGCTGGCTGCCCGCCGGAGACGCCTTGTTGCAGATGATCACCATCCATCTGCCCTCCCCTGTGACGGCCCAGAAGTGCCACTGCGAGCTCCTGTACGAGGGGCCCCCGGACGACGAGGCTGCCATGGGCATTAAAAGCTGTGACCCCAAAGGCCCCCTTATGATGTATATTTCCAGAATGGTGCTAACCTCCGACAAAGGAGGTCGGTTCTACGCCTTTGGACGAGTCTTCTCGGGGCTGGTCTCCACCGGCCTGAAGGTCAGGATTATG AAGACCTTCAGGAAGGTCTACACCCCCAGGAAGAAGGAGGACCTCTACCTGAAGTCAATCCAGAGAACAATCTTTATGATGGGCCGCTATGTGGAGCCCATCGAGGACGTGCCTTGTGGGAACATtgtgggcctggtgggagtgGACCAGTTCCTGGTGAAGATGGGCACCATCACCACCTTCGAGCATGCACACAACATGCGGGTGATGAAGTTCAGCGTCAGCCCTGTCGTCAGAGTGGCCGTGGAGGCCAAGAACCCTGCTGACCTACCCAAGCTGGTGGAGGGGCTGAAGCGGCTGGCCAAGTCCGACCCCATGGTGCAGTGCATCATTGAGGAGTCAGGAGAGCACATCATCGCGGGCGCCGGTGAGCTGCACCTGGAGATCTGCCTGAAGGACCTGGAGGAGGACCACGCCTGCATCCCCATCAAAAAATCTGACCCGGTCGTCTCGTACCGCGAGACAGTCAGTGAAGAGTCAAACGTGCTCTGCCTCTCCAAGTCCCCCAACAAGCACAACCGACTGTACATGAAGGCGCGGCCCTTCCCCGATGGCCTGGCCGAGGACATCGATTAA